In Paenibacillus ihbetae, the following are encoded in one genomic region:
- a CDS encoding S-layer homology domain-containing protein, protein MKRKWIAGLLSGILIGSSFFEFALASTPAYAAPSGAMPVFISEIYPDDRSNQQTIEGAGGADLFEYVELYNHSGAPLPFNDEFNIRYDYNTGVKTLTVTDTVYGKPDGVVIPADSPAVLWVERTSSSITGAAAALTESDFRQYHSVPDHVPVFKLRGQDGLNNTDRGLYITRKGDDAAVISSFYYTAEDVGDGKSVHLQPPSTSPGMIPYAREAAPSAGIIDPGQLLPPDNRMPDISHTPVASADRTQPLTVSASVYDEDGDALDVKLYYKTAVNNPYSMINMIDRGGNQFDAVIPADQLIGDKLYYYIEAADGLQRSRSGDYETALAGAVTGGDVPRILITEILPNPAGDYRWGSGNQYEYVEIYNHSNQVLDLKGYTLWYLYPSQTAPKSWTIPDHTAIEPYSSAVIWFAKEAIANGKGYTTTADFNLHFNSTLNDNDIIFYDNSKASDFNLPNSLHRGLAISAPGQANSYIVQAWYDPSTPDSPDRLVNDVRNAVVRYAYPDAGTTMKRLDNRMYANPGSIDPGQVPPVTGVDMIAPTLQHEQTAYNLGKGQAYAVTVTSDEPLASVEVLIGAASEEPTTFTDKHALTLASQENGRYVYQGSITLNETGVYRYIIDAVDSSGNRTRVPYNSRGGLLTVNEESTGTELPNPGLSIANGSMLSGNASFYAYGSRAEDDIQVRFDGNPMPLRKALPGKVQLGMQTRGIDQIYQASASALNASGETVFFARILPKYIDGAWSMFDMTPDLFVTGTTVSVHTGNENAPYQVKDHDKVFGKNNHDDFEVMNLHLVLPDGSVVKPDKVLNYLGNLGQSTMDYREDTYYGFGDADYGSNPNKPMISDFRFPIPQEKFTARYAELDTATIKDGIYPLSMSMNGQVFQSIDVTVDNTAPEIEGISYGEGQLLTEAMQLKGAFKLDVVASDQLSGVAEVMAELDGETITLPYETSSTVLAPGEHILKVTVLDGAGNSAEITRTFMIEEEKPLLPGEVSPADFAENVGLNPSLRARLSDPSGDSMDVRFLEGDKYDFARADGIEGHINVADREPPLALEPDGEKGIGKEEADKMAYPDGDYLTTDTDSGFPYHRFEVQLDEAWTEQDKVELHWEGRTLPGRIVTLYAWDNDAVKWTALKSATGDEGESDIALTAEVDPERYVRNGKIQAMVQDEVKSANAPFNILWFTDTQYYAESYPDIFDKLGDWIAEEYKKGLFSYVIHTGDIVNVADDEKQWAVADRNLKKLDEAGVPYGVLAGNHDVIIDGVDYSYYGKYVGADRYKNNPWYGGEMDNNRNHYDLVSFGGHDFIFLYIGFGLEDTPETIAWANEALKKHADRIAIVGMHAYLESNGTLSNMAQRVFDQVIAPNKNVQLVLSGHYHAANRVVKTVTHPDGSTRQVIEMLADYQGGPNGGNGYLRLLQFDPATGTLDVDTYSPYLDDYNFFDDAIEDFTEPFAFGDIQKRVATDYFAVNVYKNKLIGEKKDVKSGEIASAAWNGLEAGKTYYWYMDITDEFGAKQLSPIYRFTTSKTSPPGGGNDGGGNNGGGGNNGNNGNNGNNGNNGNNSGSDQPGQSKPGGKPPATGPSRPGTITAQIAINGQRAQAAVSESELSSAFESVAANARGIKTVTIQLDESARSFNGEIVIQVPSAYLNRNHARERIEIVTPQATVRLASDMLNRLPEAGQYTGLVIRPSDRSLLPADRLAGIGNRPVVQLLLQIDGKTVEWPGSTTPVTVSLHYEAKADERADQLVAWEVDAMGAITSVLNAFYNEELRALTFETGKLGTYAIAYKPVSYRDVEPGSWYADAVHFLSARDIIKGAGGGRYLPQKEISRADFLVMAMNAFGINPENTDEDGNFSDAGSRYYTPYLSAAKKLGLVHGTGDNRFRPEDSITRQDMVVMLHAMMESVGSELPGGGKKLESYTDAKDISGYAKEAMDYMLDAEMIQGTGGGKLSPKSVTSRAMAAELMYNYLVKSREAS, encoded by the coding sequence ATGAAGCGAAAATGGATCGCCGGATTATTATCCGGCATACTGATCGGCAGCAGCTTTTTTGAATTTGCGCTTGCAAGCACCCCTGCTTATGCGGCCCCTTCGGGAGCGATGCCCGTGTTTATCTCGGAAATTTATCCTGATGACCGTTCGAATCAGCAAACGATCGAGGGTGCGGGCGGGGCCGATCTGTTCGAATATGTTGAGCTTTACAACCATTCGGGGGCGCCGCTCCCGTTTAACGACGAGTTCAACATTCGTTATGACTACAATACGGGCGTGAAGACGCTGACGGTAACAGACACGGTTTACGGTAAACCGGATGGCGTGGTCATCCCGGCCGACAGTCCGGCGGTACTCTGGGTGGAACGAACCAGCTCGTCGATAACCGGGGCTGCCGCGGCTCTGACGGAATCCGATTTCCGGCAGTACCATTCGGTTCCCGACCATGTACCGGTATTCAAGCTTCGGGGACAGGACGGCCTCAACAACACGGACCGCGGTTTATACATAACCCGAAAAGGCGATGATGCCGCCGTAATCAGCAGCTTCTACTATACCGCCGAGGATGTCGGCGACGGGAAGAGCGTGCACCTTCAGCCCCCTTCCACCAGTCCAGGGATGATTCCTTACGCACGGGAAGCGGCACCTTCCGCCGGAATCATCGATCCGGGTCAGTTGTTGCCGCCTGACAATCGCATGCCGGATATCAGTCACACGCCGGTTGCCTCGGCCGACCGGACGCAGCCTCTGACCGTAAGTGCAAGCGTCTATGACGAAGACGGCGATGCGTTAGACGTCAAGCTTTATTACAAAACGGCTGTCAATAACCCATACAGCATGATCAATATGATTGATCGCGGGGGGAATCAATTCGATGCGGTCATTCCGGCCGACCAGTTGATCGGCGATAAGCTGTATTATTACATAGAGGCAGCGGATGGGCTTCAACGTTCAAGATCCGGCGATTATGAAACGGCGTTAGCCGGAGCCGTCACCGGCGGAGACGTTCCGCGCATTCTCATTACCGAGATTCTCCCGAACCCGGCCGGGGATTACCGATGGGGAAGCGGCAACCAGTACGAATACGTAGAAATCTACAATCATTCGAATCAGGTACTGGACCTCAAGGGTTACACCCTGTGGTATCTGTATCCGAGTCAGACGGCACCGAAGAGTTGGACGATTCCGGATCATACCGCAATCGAGCCTTACAGCTCAGCCGTCATCTGGTTCGCGAAGGAAGCCATCGCCAACGGCAAGGGATATACAACGACGGCCGACTTCAATTTGCACTTTAACAGCACGCTGAACGATAACGACATTATTTTCTACGATAATTCAAAAGCTTCCGATTTCAATCTTCCGAATTCGCTGCATCGCGGGCTGGCCATTTCAGCACCGGGTCAGGCAAATTCGTACATCGTGCAGGCCTGGTATGACCCGAGCACGCCGGACAGCCCGGACAGGCTGGTGAACGACGTTCGTAACGCAGTCGTTCGATATGCCTACCCGGATGCAGGAACGACCATGAAAAGGCTGGATAACCGCATGTATGCCAATCCTGGCAGCATTGATCCAGGTCAGGTGCCGCCTGTAACGGGCGTGGACATGATTGCACCGACGCTTCAGCATGAACAGACCGCCTATAATTTGGGCAAGGGGCAGGCATATGCGGTGACCGTGACCAGCGACGAGCCTCTTGCTTCAGTTGAGGTATTGATCGGAGCAGCCTCCGAGGAGCCGACGACTTTTACGGACAAGCATGCGCTGACTCTTGCGTCCCAGGAAAACGGACGTTACGTCTACCAAGGCTCGATCACACTGAATGAAACCGGCGTCTATCGTTATATCATCGACGCGGTCGACAGCAGCGGCAATCGTACACGGGTTCCATATAACTCCAGAGGCGGCCTTCTGACCGTTAATGAAGAAAGCACGGGGACGGAGCTGCCGAACCCGGGGTTATCCATTGCAAACGGAAGCATGCTTAGCGGGAATGCATCCTTCTACGCTTACGGCTCTCGTGCCGAGGACGATATCCAGGTCCGCTTCGACGGAAATCCGATGCCTCTTCGCAAAGCGTTGCCAGGCAAGGTACAGCTCGGCATGCAGACCCGTGGCATCGATCAGATCTACCAAGCGTCGGCAAGCGCGCTGAATGCAAGCGGAGAGACGGTCTTTTTCGCACGCATCCTGCCCAAATATATCGACGGCGCATGGTCGATGTTCGATATGACACCGGATCTTTTCGTAACCGGTACGACCGTTTCCGTGCATACAGGAAATGAGAACGCTCCTTATCAAGTCAAAGATCACGACAAGGTATTCGGCAAGAACAACCATGATGATTTCGAAGTGATGAATCTTCATCTCGTGCTGCCGGACGGTTCGGTCGTCAAACCGGATAAGGTGCTGAACTACCTGGGCAATCTGGGGCAATCAACCATGGATTACCGGGAGGATACCTACTATGGATTCGGTGATGCGGATTACGGCAGCAATCCGAACAAGCCGATGATCAGCGACTTCCGCTTCCCGATTCCGCAGGAGAAGTTTACGGCAAGATATGCCGAGCTTGACACCGCTACGATAAAGGACGGGATTTATCCTCTAAGCATGTCGATGAACGGACAAGTCTTCCAGTCCATCGACGTGACTGTGGACAATACCGCTCCGGAGATTGAAGGAATATCGTATGGGGAAGGACAGTTATTGACCGAAGCCATGCAGCTCAAAGGAGCGTTCAAGCTGGATGTGGTCGCTTCGGACCAGTTAAGCGGAGTTGCCGAAGTTATGGCGGAGCTTGATGGTGAGACGATCACGCTTCCTTACGAGACGTCTTCCACGGTGCTTGCACCGGGCGAGCATATTCTGAAAGTGACCGTACTCGACGGGGCCGGCAATTCGGCGGAGATCACACGCACCTTCATGATTGAGGAGGAGAAGCCTCTTCTTCCGGGCGAAGTTTCCCCAGCTGATTTCGCGGAGAACGTTGGTTTGAATCCGAGCCTGAGAGCACGGCTCAGCGATCCAAGCGGAGACTCGATGGATGTGCGCTTTTTGGAAGGGGATAAATACGATTTTGCCCGCGCTGACGGAATTGAAGGTCATATCAACGTTGCAGACCGGGAGCCGCCGCTTGCTCTGGAGCCGGACGGCGAGAAGGGGATCGGCAAGGAAGAGGCCGACAAAATGGCTTATCCGGACGGGGATTACCTAACCACGGATACCGATTCCGGATTCCCTTATCATCGATTCGAAGTCCAGCTGGACGAAGCATGGACCGAACAGGACAAGGTAGAGCTGCACTGGGAGGGACGCACGCTTCCGGGACGCATCGTGACGCTGTATGCATGGGATAATGATGCCGTCAAGTGGACGGCATTAAAGTCAGCCACCGGCGACGAAGGCGAATCCGATATTGCTCTAACGGCTGAAGTGGATCCTGAGCGATACGTGCGAAATGGCAAAATCCAGGCCATGGTGCAGGATGAAGTGAAGAGCGCGAACGCGCCGTTCAACATTTTATGGTTTACGGACACGCAGTATTACGCGGAATCGTACCCGGATATTTTCGATAAACTGGGCGATTGGATCGCGGAAGAATATAAAAAGGGCTTGTTCAGCTATGTCATTCATACTGGTGACATCGTGAACGTGGCTGACGACGAGAAGCAGTGGGCGGTAGCCGACCGCAACCTGAAGAAGCTGGACGAAGCGGGCGTACCGTATGGCGTCCTCGCGGGTAATCACGATGTCATCATTGACGGCGTGGATTACTCCTACTACGGAAAGTATGTCGGGGCCGACCGATACAAGAACAATCCGTGGTATGGCGGCGAAATGGATAACAACCGCAATCATTACGACCTCGTATCGTTTGGAGGTCATGACTTTATTTTCCTGTACATCGGCTTCGGACTTGAAGACACACCGGAAACAATTGCTTGGGCCAACGAGGCGCTGAAGAAGCATGCGGACCGCATCGCGATCGTGGGCATGCACGCATATCTGGAGAGCAACGGCACCTTGTCCAATATGGCACAGCGCGTGTTTGACCAGGTCATTGCGCCGAACAAAAACGTGCAGCTCGTACTAAGCGGGCATTATCATGCCGCGAATAGGGTCGTGAAGACTGTGACGCATCCGGACGGATCGACGAGACAGGTGATCGAAATGCTGGCAGACTATCAGGGGGGGCCGAACGGTGGAAACGGCTATCTGCGCCTGCTTCAATTTGATCCGGCCACAGGTACGCTGGACGTGGATACGTACTCGCCTTACTTGGACGACTACAATTTCTTTGACGACGCCATCGAGGATTTTACCGAGCCGTTTGCGTTCGGGGACATTCAAAAACGGGTGGCAACCGATTATTTTGCAGTCAACGTGTACAAAAACAAGCTGATTGGCGAGAAAAAGGACGTGAAATCCGGAGAAATTGCCTCAGCCGCATGGAATGGGCTTGAAGCAGGCAAGACGTATTACTGGTATATGGATATTACTGATGAATTCGGTGCCAAGCAGTTGAGCCCGATCTATCGCTTTACGACCTCGAAAACGTCTCCGCCTGGAGGCGGAAATGACGGAGGCGGAAACAATGGGGGCGGCGGTAATAACGGCAACAACGGAAATAACGGCAATAACGGCAATAACGGCAATAACAGCGGCAGTGATCAACCAGGCCAAAGCAAGCCAGGTGGAAAACCGCCGGCCACCGGACCTTCCAGACCAGGAACGATTACGGCGCAAATCGCCATAAACGGCCAGAGGGCTCAAGCAGCCGTCAGCGAATCGGAGCTCAGCAGTGCCTTCGAAAGCGTCGCTGCGAACGCGCGCGGAATCAAGACCGTGACGATTCAGCTGGATGAAAGCGCCCGCTCGTTCAACGGCGAAATCGTCATCCAGGTTCCGTCAGCTTACTTAAACCGCAATCACGCACGGGAACGGATCGAGATCGTTACGCCGCAGGCAACCGTGAGGCTGGCGTCCGATATGCTGAACCGTCTGCCGGAGGCAGGGCAGTATACTGGCCTTGTCATTCGACCGAGTGATCGAAGCCTGTTGCCAGCGGATCGGCTTGCCGGGATCGGTAATAGACCGGTCGTTCAGTTGCTGCTGCAAATCGATGGCAAGACGGTGGAATGGCCGGGAAGCACTACTCCAGTAACCGTCTCGCTCCACTATGAAGCCAAGGCTGATGAACGAGCCGATCAGCTGGTCGCGTGGGAAGTCGATGCGATGGGGGCGATAACCTCTGTCCTGAACGCATTTTACAATGAAGAGCTTCGTGCTTTGACGTTCGAGACAGGCAAGCTTGGCACGTATGCGATTGCATATAAGCCGGTATCCTATCGGGATGTGGAACCGGGAAGCTGGTATGCAGACGCCGTCCATTTCCTTTCTGCCCGGGACATTATTAAGGGGGCAGGAGGAGGAAGGTATCTGCCGCAGAAGGAGATCAGCCGGGCCGATTTCCTGGTCATGGCGATGAACGCCTTCGGCATAAATCCGGAAAATACGGATGAAGACGGTAATTTTTCCGATGCGGGCAGCCGCTATTATACGCCGTATTTATCTGCAGCGAAGAAGCTGGGACTGGTTCATGGAACGGGAGATAACCGGTTCAGACCAGAGGACTCGATCACGCGTCAGGATATGGTCGTCATGCTCCATGCTATGATGGAATCGGTTGGCAGCGAGCTGCCGGGCGGAGGAAAGAAGCTCGAAAGCTATACCGATGCGAAGGACATATCCGGCTATGCCAAGGAAGCGATGGACTACATGCTGGATGCCGAAATGATTCAAGGCACCGGTGGAGGCAAACTGTCACCCAAGTCTGTTACCAGTCGGGCAATGGCAGCAGAGCTGATGTACAACTACCTGGTCAAAAGCAGGGAAGCTTCTTAA
- a CDS encoding SDR family oxidoreductase → MKRLQGKIAIVTGVSRPGGIGAAICRTLAREGADLFYTHLYDYDKTIYPNDADKSWPNLFADELRQLGVQAAHMNLDLADSGSAVKLLREVRTTIGLPTILVNNATYSVDADFRQLNEALIDAHCAVNIRGTFMLSAEFARMLESEQRTHNDGLPGGRIINLTSGQGKGPMPGNLIYAATKGAISVFTESLAAELAPLHITVNAIDPGPTDSGWMSEEVKKALLPRFPMGRIGLPEDAARLIAFLASEDSQWITGQIIHSRGGF, encoded by the coding sequence ATGAAGAGACTGCAAGGGAAAATTGCCATCGTCACTGGCGTAAGCCGTCCGGGGGGAATCGGAGCCGCGATATGCCGGACATTGGCTCGTGAAGGTGCCGATCTATTCTACACTCATCTATATGATTATGATAAAACAATATATCCGAATGACGCAGACAAGAGTTGGCCAAATTTATTTGCCGACGAACTTCGCCAGTTGGGCGTTCAAGCCGCACATATGAATTTGGACTTAGCCGATTCCGGTTCGGCTGTCAAACTGCTGCGAGAAGTTCGAACTACGATCGGGCTTCCGACAATCCTTGTCAATAATGCTACGTATAGCGTCGATGCCGATTTTCGTCAATTAAATGAAGCTCTTATCGATGCCCATTGTGCTGTAAACATTAGAGGGACTTTCATGCTAAGTGCCGAATTCGCTCGTATGCTTGAGTCAGAGCAACGTACACATAACGACGGGTTACCCGGCGGAAGAATCATTAATCTTACCTCTGGACAAGGAAAAGGCCCAATGCCCGGTAATCTCATCTATGCTGCAACGAAAGGAGCCATCTCCGTTTTTACCGAATCATTGGCTGCAGAGCTGGCTCCGCTTCATATCACTGTGAACGCTATCGATCCCGGTCCTACCGATTCGGGCTGGATGTCCGAAGAGGTGAAAAAAGCCCTGCTTCCGAGATTTCCAATGGGGAGGATTGGTCTTCCCGAGGATGCGGCCCGTTTGATCGCTTTTCTAGCAAGTGAAGATTCACAATGGATTACCGGACAAATTATTCATTCTAGAGGCGGTTTCTAA
- a CDS encoding dihydrofolate reductase family protein gives MKRKIILDLAVTLDGFIEGKNGEVDWCIMDPEMGFADFLNQIDTIMYGRKSYDLWGRFTPDMDPSDAEQELWSNVHSKEKYVFSRTQTGSDHKATYINDHILEEVNALKNKPGKDIWLYGGASLITTFIQLGLVDEFRLSVHPVILGEGKPLFMDIKQRLNLKLVDARTFSSGVVQLIYHLSRSEK, from the coding sequence GTGAAACGTAAAATCATTTTAGATTTAGCCGTTACTTTGGATGGTTTTATTGAAGGGAAGAACGGGGAAGTTGACTGGTGCATCATGGACCCTGAGATGGGGTTTGCGGATTTTTTAAATCAAATCGATACGATAATGTATGGAAGAAAAAGTTATGATTTATGGGGGCGGTTCACGCCAGATATGGATCCGTCGGATGCTGAGCAAGAATTATGGTCAAACGTTCACAGTAAAGAAAAATATGTGTTCTCCAGGACGCAAACAGGGAGCGATCATAAAGCGACATACATCAATGATCATATCCTTGAAGAAGTAAATGCATTAAAGAATAAGCCGGGTAAAGACATCTGGTTATATGGGGGAGCAAGCCTTATTACAACCTTTATTCAGTTAGGGCTGGTTGATGAATTTAGATTATCGGTTCACCCTGTCATCTTGGGAGAAGGAAAACCGTTGTTTATGGATATCAAGCAAAGGTTGAATTTAAAGCTGGTGGATGCAAGAACGTTCTCTTCAGGAGTCGTGCAGCTCATTTATCATTTAAGCCGAAGCGAAAAGTGA
- a CDS encoding MmcQ/YjbR family DNA-binding protein, with protein MRSRQEAIEYCLSLGHSYEDQPFRDKNWTVIRHQDNHKVFAWIFEKEDHIWINVKCEPGMLEFLRQAYTAVVPAFHLNKDHWNSIILDGTVPEAEIHDMIKQSYLLTKTSS; from the coding sequence ATGAGAAGTAGACAGGAAGCCATTGAATACTGCTTGAGTTTGGGCCATTCGTATGAGGATCAACCATTTCGCGATAAAAATTGGACAGTGATTCGGCATCAAGATAACCATAAGGTTTTTGCTTGGATTTTTGAAAAAGAAGATCATATTTGGATCAATGTAAAGTGCGAACCCGGCATGCTCGAGTTCTTACGGCAGGCATACACCGCAGTAGTTCCGGCCTTTCACCTTAATAAAGACCATTGGAATTCGATTATTCTGGACGGCACCGTACCAGAGGCAGAAATCCACGACATGATCAAACAAAGCTATCTTTTAACTAAAACATCTTCCTGA
- a CDS encoding TetR/AcrR family transcriptional regulator: MARIREFDEQQALTEAMHVFWEKGYEATSLSDLTSRMKIQKPSLYAAFGDKLSLFESALRKYNEIHAKSVRMKLNESTSVKAAFRHLFLEGAFPNGTHGQNGCFCINTMVELAPHDAKFEILTREHQQYLAAMFEDAIKRGVRSGEIDESVNDRAIAQSLVVAFIGITVLKKSNPNREWIDSCIDSALSSLSAPPRKERDSSD; this comes from the coding sequence ATGGCTAGAATTCGTGAATTTGATGAACAGCAGGCATTAACGGAGGCAATGCATGTTTTTTGGGAAAAAGGATACGAGGCGACTTCACTCAGTGACTTAACATCTCGAATGAAGATTCAGAAACCTAGTTTATATGCTGCATTTGGAGACAAATTATCTTTGTTTGAATCAGCCCTTCGAAAATATAACGAAATACATGCTAAATCCGTTCGCATGAAGCTTAACGAAAGTACGAGTGTCAAGGCAGCTTTCAGGCACTTGTTCCTGGAAGGGGCGTTCCCTAACGGAACCCATGGACAGAATGGGTGCTTCTGCATTAATACGATGGTGGAGCTCGCTCCGCACGATGCGAAGTTTGAAATTTTGACGCGAGAGCATCAACAATATTTAGCGGCGATGTTTGAAGATGCTATTAAACGAGGGGTACGCTCCGGAGAGATCGATGAATCGGTCAACGATCGGGCAATAGCCCAGTCCCTTGTGGTAGCTTTCATCGGAATAACGGTATTAAAGAAATCCAATCCTAATCGGGAATGGATCGATAGTTGCATCGACTCAGCGTTATCGTCACTCTCGGCACCCCCACGTAAAGAACGTGACAGCAGTGATTAA
- a CDS encoding MFS transporter, translated as MASSPKLRPNYTESQAQLSSMAVFLYAVICGSAVATVYFSQPLLDMMAIEFGINSSIIGTVVTVTQLCYAFGLLFLVPLGDMFNPRRLVTGMIVLLTIVLSIVALASNPWFLFLGMGMVGFLAVVAQVLVALAADRAPQYRRGRTIGVVTSGIVIGILLARTFAGTLADMAGWRSVYFVSAVIMISLALVFLTVTPDTKRPPSKNSYREVLRSIKDLFVQIPLLRIRGLLAFFIFSAFSILWSSMVLPMSSSPLSFSHSVIGLFGLAGVAGALAASSAGRLADRGLGQRTTGIALLLLLCSWLPIGLLLHSMWLFIIGIVMLDFAVQAIHVTNQSMILSVRPEARGRLTAGYMIFYSFGSATGAIASTWIYSWAGWFGVCMLGVLVSMIALIFWACTLKTSDCSLNNQQ; from the coding sequence ATGGCTAGTTCACCTAAGCTTCGTCCGAATTACACGGAATCACAAGCTCAACTATCGAGCATGGCGGTTTTTCTTTATGCGGTTATCTGCGGATCGGCAGTAGCAACGGTGTATTTCTCCCAACCTTTGCTCGATATGATGGCTATTGAGTTTGGAATTAATAGCTCTATCATCGGTACGGTAGTAACCGTGACCCAGCTTTGTTATGCGTTTGGGTTATTGTTCTTGGTCCCGTTAGGGGATATGTTTAATCCGCGTCGGCTTGTAACGGGGATGATCGTGTTATTAACGATCGTATTAAGTATAGTTGCGTTAGCTTCAAATCCTTGGTTTCTATTCCTAGGCATGGGGATGGTCGGGTTCCTGGCTGTTGTTGCACAAGTGCTTGTTGCTCTTGCCGCTGATCGAGCACCGCAATACAGACGTGGCCGCACGATTGGAGTTGTTACTAGTGGAATTGTAATAGGGATATTACTGGCCCGCACCTTTGCGGGCACCTTAGCGGATATGGCCGGATGGCGGTCCGTTTATTTCGTCTCGGCGGTGATCATGATCTCACTGGCATTGGTGTTCCTAACCGTTACACCCGATACAAAGCGTCCGCCAAGCAAAAACTCGTACAGGGAAGTACTCCGTTCCATAAAAGATTTATTCGTTCAAATTCCCCTATTGAGAATTCGCGGCCTCCTTGCCTTCTTCATTTTTTCGGCCTTTAGTATTTTATGGTCCTCGATGGTTTTGCCGATGAGCTCCTCTCCACTTTCGTTCAGCCACAGCGTAATTGGATTGTTTGGACTCGCAGGTGTAGCGGGGGCGTTGGCCGCAAGCAGCGCCGGGCGACTGGCAGATCGGGGATTAGGACAACGGACAACGGGAATCGCATTATTACTGTTATTGTGCTCTTGGCTCCCAATCGGGTTACTACTGCATTCCATGTGGCTATTTATCATAGGGATCGTTATGTTGGATTTCGCAGTGCAAGCGATTCACGTTACCAATCAAAGCATGATTCTAAGTGTTCGTCCGGAAGCAAGGGGCAGGTTAACTGCCGGGTACATGATCTTTTATTCCTTTGGAAGTGCAACAGGTGCAATCGCGTCAACCTGGATTTATTCTTGGGCAGGGTGGTTCGGCGTGTGCATGCTGGGGGTTCTAGTAAGCATGATCGCCTTGATATTTTGGGCTTGTACTTTGAAAACGTCCGATTGTTCTCTTAATAATCAGCAATAA
- a CDS encoding nitrate/nitrite transporter: MERKGFWQSGHKPSLFGAFLYFDISFMIWGMLGPLAVVIAADYPMDPVQKANLVALPVLGGSILRLVLGFLADRLGPKLTAQIGMIVTLIPLLLGWLWVDSLDQLYVVAVLLGVAGASFAAALPLAGQWYPKEHQGLAMGIAGAGNSGTVLATLFANRLAQHFGNWEIVFGLAIIPIVLVFIYFSLFARNSPNRPAPKRLSEYGHVLKQRDAWVFCALYCVTFGGFVGLANYLTIFFNTQYGLSAVQAADITTICVIAGSFFRPVGGFLADRIGGSRMLMILYAGAAIMLIGVSFLPPLWVVVTLLFIGMMCLGAGNGSVFQLVPQRFAGEIGLVTGIVGAAGGLGGFALPLILGRLYQATGSYATGFIILSFIAAASLTLTIVMQLKWRRSWLRSVPSGPQTGSAKV, translated from the coding sequence ATGGAGAGGAAAGGTTTTTGGCAAAGCGGGCATAAGCCCTCCCTGTTCGGCGCTTTTCTGTATTTCGATATCAGCTTTATGATTTGGGGCATGCTTGGGCCGCTTGCGGTCGTCATTGCCGCGGATTATCCGATGGACCCGGTTCAGAAGGCAAATCTGGTGGCGCTGCCTGTGCTGGGCGGCTCGATCCTCAGACTTGTATTAGGCTTTCTGGCTGACCGTCTCGGCCCCAAACTCACAGCTCAGATTGGAATGATCGTGACCCTGATCCCTCTGTTGCTCGGTTGGTTATGGGTAGATTCACTCGATCAATTGTACGTCGTTGCCGTTCTGCTGGGGGTCGCGGGAGCCTCGTTCGCCGCAGCGCTCCCTCTCGCTGGTCAGTGGTATCCCAAGGAACATCAAGGCCTGGCGATGGGGATCGCGGGTGCCGGGAACAGCGGTACCGTCCTTGCAACGCTGTTCGCCAATCGTCTAGCCCAGCATTTCGGAAACTGGGAGATTGTGTTCGGTCTTGCCATCATACCTATTGTGCTGGTATTCATTTACTTCTCGCTGTTTGCCCGCAACAGTCCGAATCGGCCTGCCCCCAAACGGCTGTCCGAATATGGTCATGTCCTTAAACAACGCGATGCTTGGGTATTCTGCGCCCTGTACTGCGTGACCTTTGGCGGCTTTGTCGGGCTCGCTAACTATTTGACGATCTTCTTTAACACCCAGTACGGTCTCTCTGCGGTTCAGGCTGCAGACATTACAACGATCTGCGTCATCGCAGGGAGCTTTTTCCGACCCGTGGGGGGATTTCTGGCCGATCGAATCGGCGGCTCCCGGATGCTGATGATTCTCTATGCCGGGGCAGCGATCATGCTGATCGGCGTCTCCTTCCTGCCTCCTCTTTGGGTCGTTGTCACGCTGCTGTTTATCGGTATGATGTGTCTGGGGGCGGGTAACGGTTCCGTGTTTCAGCTCGTTCCTCAACGGTTTGCCGGCGAGATCGGCCTGGTTACCGGGATTGTCGGTGCTGCCGGTGGACTTGGAGGCTTTGCGCTGCCGCTGATTCTGGGGCGGCTGTACCAAGCGACAGGCTCATACGCCACAGGCTTCATCATTTTAAGTTTTATCGCGGCGGCTTCGTTGACGCTTACGATCGTAATGCAGCTGAAATGGCGCCGCAGCTGGCTCCGCAGTGTGCCATCCGGCCCACAAACCGGATCGGCTAAGGTTTAA